A region of Rhizobium binae DNA encodes the following proteins:
- a CDS encoding ABC transporter permease: protein MIRYILQRLFGMIVVMFLVVTIVFVIVRVTPGDPAAVMLGPDATRQDIADLRSRLGLDQSLGLQYVYYIGQLLRGDLGQSIFLNMPVTSALLDRAEPTFFLTLFSLAIASVIALPIGIYAAYRRGSFVDQAATTLAMFAASIPSFWLGLILMQFFAVRLNLFPVSGYAGPGSTFVDRMYHLTLPAFALGIVSSALILRFTRASMLDVLGDDYIRTARAKGLVERKVILKHALKNALIPILTVLGLTAAVLISGAVVTETVFGLPGVGNLVVSAVLRRDYPVIQGALLVVAALYVLINFAIDMLYLLVDPRVRY from the coding sequence ATGATCCGCTACATCCTCCAGCGCCTGTTCGGCATGATCGTCGTGATGTTTCTCGTCGTCACGATCGTCTTCGTCATCGTGCGGGTGACGCCGGGTGACCCGGCCGCCGTCATGCTCGGACCGGACGCGACGCGGCAGGATATCGCCGATCTCAGGTCAAGACTCGGTCTCGATCAGTCGCTCGGCCTGCAATATGTCTATTATATCGGCCAGTTGCTGCGGGGCGATCTCGGCCAGTCGATCTTCCTCAACATGCCGGTGACGTCGGCGCTGCTCGATCGCGCCGAGCCGACCTTTTTCCTGACGCTGTTTTCGCTTGCCATCGCCAGCGTCATCGCATTGCCGATCGGCATCTACGCCGCCTATCGGCGCGGCTCCTTCGTCGACCAGGCGGCAACGACGCTCGCCATGTTTGCCGCCAGCATTCCGAGCTTCTGGCTCGGCCTCATCCTGATGCAGTTCTTCGCCGTCAGGCTCAACCTCTTCCCGGTCTCCGGCTATGCCGGGCCGGGCTCGACCTTCGTGGACCGAATGTATCATCTGACGCTGCCGGCCTTTGCACTCGGCATCGTCTCCTCGGCGCTGATCCTGCGCTTCACCCGCGCCTCGATGCTCGATGTGCTCGGCGACGATTATATCCGCACGGCCCGCGCCAAGGGGCTGGTCGAACGCAAGGTGATCCTCAAGCACGCGCTGAAGAACGCGCTGATCCCGATCCTGACGGTGCTCGGCCTGACGGCGGCGGTGCTGATTTCGGGCGCCGTCGTTACCGAGACTGTCTTCGGCCTGCCGGGCGTCGGCAATCTCGTCGTCTCGGCGGTGCTGCGGCGCGACTACCCTGTCATCCAGGGCGCGCTGCTCGTCGTCGCCGCACTCTATGTGCTGATCAATTTTGCGATCGACATGCTCTACCTGCTGGTCGATCCGAGGGTGCGCTACTGA
- a CDS encoding ABC transporter permease: MADIAIKPVESEGSKFLRRLLKRKTVALGLLILAIFVLLAVFAPVVAPYSPSKLSIVNRLKPPSGTFFFGTDEFGRDVFSRTIFAGRLSLLVGVAVVSLSAVIGVTLGLLAGFFQKLDTPIARLIDAMMAFPDILLAIALVAALGPSLTTVIIALSIVYAPRLARIVRASTLVIRELPYVEAARALGISTFHIMTRHVLRNLLSPILVQATFLFASAMLAEAGLSFLGLGVSPEIPTWGTMIAAGRQYIGQADWMTLFPGVAIILSVLSLQMVGDGLRDMLDPRLRKDL; encoded by the coding sequence ATGGCCGACATCGCAATCAAGCCCGTCGAGAGCGAAGGCAGCAAATTTCTCCGCCGCCTGCTGAAGCGCAAGACGGTGGCCCTCGGCCTGCTGATCCTGGCGATCTTCGTGCTGCTGGCGGTCTTCGCACCTGTCGTGGCGCCCTATTCCCCCTCCAAGCTTTCCATCGTCAACCGGCTGAAGCCGCCAAGCGGCACCTTCTTCTTCGGCACCGACGAGTTCGGCCGCGACGTCTTCTCGCGGACGATCTTTGCCGGCCGGCTGTCACTGCTCGTCGGCGTCGCGGTCGTCAGCCTGTCGGCGGTGATCGGCGTGACGCTCGGCCTGCTTGCCGGCTTCTTCCAGAAGCTCGATACGCCGATCGCCCGGTTGATCGATGCGATGATGGCCTTCCCGGATATTCTGCTGGCGATCGCCCTCGTCGCCGCCCTCGGGCCGTCATTGACGACGGTCATCATCGCGCTGTCGATCGTCTATGCGCCGCGCTTGGCGCGCATCGTCCGCGCCTCGACGCTGGTTATTCGCGAGCTGCCCTATGTCGAGGCGGCGAGGGCACTCGGCATTTCCACGTTCCACATCATGACCCGGCACGTGCTGCGCAATCTGCTCTCGCCGATCCTGGTGCAGGCCACCTTCCTCTTTGCCAGCGCCATGCTCGCCGAAGCCGGCCTCTCCTTCCTCGGCCTCGGCGTCAGCCCGGAGATTCCGACCTGGGGAACAATGATCGCCGCCGGCCGGCAATATATCGGCCAGGCCGACTGGATGACGCTGTTTCCGGGTGTGGCGATCATCCTCTCGGTGCTGTCGCTGCAGATGGTCGGCGACGGCCTCAGGGACATGCTCGATCCGAGACTTCGCAAGGACCTTTAA
- a CDS encoding RidA family protein, with amino-acid sequence MTGVCVNQFSNAAGKVENSPYQRLTALGIKLPPPPPPIANFVTHVVEGNMLYLSGQGPREADGFLHAGKVGANVGVEEAYRHARLTGINLLAVMQEALGDLSRVKRVVKLLGMVNAVPEFEDHPSVINGCSDLLIAVFGAAGEHARSAVGFGSLPGNITVEIEAIVALHG; translated from the coding sequence ATGACAGGAGTTTGCGTGAATCAGTTTTCCAACGCCGCCGGCAAGGTCGAGAATTCGCCTTACCAACGGTTAACCGCCCTCGGTATCAAGCTGCCGCCGCCGCCGCCGCCGATCGCCAATTTCGTGACGCATGTGGTGGAGGGCAATATGCTCTACCTCTCCGGCCAGGGGCCGCGCGAGGCCGATGGCTTCCTGCATGCCGGCAAGGTCGGCGCCAATGTCGGTGTCGAGGAGGCTTACCGGCATGCGCGGCTGACCGGCATCAACCTGCTCGCCGTCATGCAAGAGGCGCTCGGGGATCTCTCCCGGGTCAAGCGGGTGGTCAAGCTGCTCGGCATGGTCAATGCCGTGCCGGAGTTCGAGGATCATCCGAGCGTCATCAACGGCTGCTCGGATCTGCTGATCGCCGTCTTCGGCGCGGCCGGCGAACATGCCCGCTCGGCTGTCGGCTTCGGCTCGCTGCCGGGCAACATCACCGTCGAAATCGAGGCGATCGTCGCCTTGCATGGCTGA
- a CDS encoding aminotransferase class V-fold PLP-dependent enzyme, with amino-acid sequence MPDDIRPSLGLRPVINVSGTMTSLGASIVVPEAIAAMTAILPHFVEINDLQRKASSVIARLTGGQAGFVTASCSAGISLAVAGAMSGDNLLAIEKLPDVVPEKNEVVVQMGHVVSYGAPVDQAIRLAGGKVVLVGQATSTHRFHMEKAITDKTAAAVYVVSHHVVDYGLLNLKEFVEMAHARGVPVIVDAASEYDLRIFLEQGADIALYSGHKFLGGPTSGIVAGRKELVRHAFLQNMGIGRGMKVGKESIFGVMAALEAWERRDHAGIRERETGYLNLWKRTLDGRPGITALIEPDPTNNPLDRLRLIVDPEQAHITAWDLADALARGNPPIIVRDHEVEHRYFYLDPCNLHPGQEVIVANRLAEELDKARASNEIIATPIENRSRHRFDGLLRWPD; translated from the coding sequence ATGCCCGATGATATCAGACCTTCGCTCGGCCTTCGCCCCGTCATCAACGTGTCCGGCACGATGACCAGCCTCGGCGCCTCGATCGTCGTTCCGGAGGCAATCGCCGCGATGACCGCGATCCTGCCGCACTTCGTCGAGATCAACGACCTGCAGCGCAAGGCAAGCAGCGTCATCGCCCGGCTGACCGGCGGGCAAGCCGGCTTCGTCACCGCCTCCTGCTCGGCCGGCATTTCGCTCGCCGTCGCCGGCGCCATGTCAGGCGACAATCTGCTGGCGATCGAGAAACTGCCGGATGTCGTGCCCGAGAAAAACGAGGTGGTGGTGCAGATGGGCCATGTCGTCAGTTATGGCGCCCCGGTCGACCAGGCGATCCGGCTTGCCGGCGGCAAAGTCGTGCTGGTGGGGCAGGCGACCTCGACGCACCGCTTCCACATGGAAAAGGCGATCACCGACAAGACCGCCGCGGCCGTCTATGTCGTCTCCCACCATGTCGTCGATTACGGCCTCTTGAACCTGAAGGAATTCGTCGAGATGGCCCATGCCAGGGGCGTGCCTGTTATCGTCGACGCGGCCTCGGAATACGACCTCAGAATATTCCTGGAGCAGGGCGCCGATATCGCGCTTTATTCCGGCCACAAATTCCTCGGCGGCCCGACCTCGGGCATCGTTGCCGGCAGGAAAGAGCTGGTGCGCCATGCCTTCCTGCAGAATATGGGGATCGGCCGCGGCATGAAGGTCGGCAAGGAAAGCATCTTCGGCGTGATGGCGGCGCTGGAAGCCTGGGAACGCCGCGACCATGCCGGCATCCGGGAGCGTGAGACCGGCTATCTCAATCTGTGGAAACGCACGCTCGACGGTCGCCCCGGCATCACTGCGCTGATCGAACCCGACCCGACCAACAATCCACTCGACCGGCTGCGCCTGATCGTCGATCCCGAACAGGCGCATATCACCGCCTGGGATCTCGCCGATGCGCTGGCGAGGGGCAATCCGCCGATCATCGTGCGCGACCATGAGGTCGAGCACCGCTATTTCTATCTCGACCCGTGCAACCTGCATCCCGGCCAGGAGGTCATCGTCGCAAACCGCCTCGCCGAGGAACTCGACAAGGCGCGCGCCTCCAACGAGATCATCGCAACCCCGATCGAAAACCGCAGCAGGCACCGCTTCGACGGCTTGCTGCGCTGGCCGGATTGA
- a CDS encoding ABC transporter ATP-binding protein, which yields MGSVQAQSIETAIPVLSVEGLTTSFLVDGAWKPVVRDVTFTVAPGETVAIVGESGSGKSVTSLSIMRLLQAEVSRIEGRVMLGGRDLLALPEQAMRQVRGNEVAMIFQEPMTSLNPLFTIGDQISEALLCHSAMSKADARAETIRLLEKVRIPSAASRFDEYPHRFSGGMRQRVMIAMALASRPKLLIADEPTTALDVTIQGQILDLIKMLQEEEGTSVLFITHDMGVVAEIADRTVVMYRGEQVESGLTADIFHRGKHPYTRALLSAVPVLGSMQGWQRPLRFPVVNTATGESDVPAEAADTVAVAPVLQVKNLTKRFDIHSGLFNRLTSRVHAVENVSFDLHAGETLSLVGESGCGKSTTGRAIMRLIEPQAGSVLVEGREVLGLDRKELREMRKSVQMIFQDPFASLNPRMTVGAAIAEPYLEHRMGNTREAKEVVADLLVKVGLSPDMASRYPHEFSGGQRQRICIARALALQPKVIVADESVSALDVSIKAQVINLMLDLQQSLNLAFLFISHDMAVVERVSHRVAVMYLGEIVEIGPRAAVFENPQHPYTKKLISAVPVPDPDRRHEKRMVANDEIKSPMRPVDYRPPATVYREVGPGHLVMADR from the coding sequence ATGGGCAGCGTCCAAGCACAATCGATCGAGACCGCCATCCCCGTTCTTTCCGTCGAGGGACTGACGACGTCCTTTCTCGTCGACGGCGCCTGGAAGCCTGTCGTGCGCGACGTTACCTTCACCGTCGCGCCCGGTGAAACCGTGGCGATCGTCGGCGAATCCGGTTCGGGCAAGAGCGTCACCTCATTGTCGATCATGCGGCTGCTGCAGGCGGAGGTGAGCCGCATCGAGGGCCGCGTGATGCTCGGCGGACGCGACCTGCTGGCCCTGCCGGAACAGGCCATGCGGCAAGTGCGCGGCAACGAGGTGGCGATGATCTTCCAGGAGCCGATGACATCGCTCAATCCGCTCTTCACCATCGGCGACCAGATTTCCGAAGCGCTGCTTTGCCATTCCGCGATGAGCAAGGCCGATGCCCGGGCCGAGACGATCAGGCTGCTGGAGAAAGTCCGCATCCCCTCGGCGGCCTCGCGCTTCGACGAATATCCGCATCGTTTTTCGGGCGGCATGCGCCAGCGGGTGATGATCGCCATGGCGCTCGCCAGCCGGCCGAAGCTCTTGATCGCCGACGAGCCCACGACGGCGCTCGACGTGACGATCCAGGGCCAGATCCTCGATCTCATCAAGATGCTGCAGGAAGAGGAGGGAACCTCGGTTCTGTTCATCACCCATGATATGGGCGTCGTCGCTGAGATTGCCGACCGAACGGTGGTGATGTATCGCGGCGAACAGGTGGAAAGCGGGCTTACCGCCGACATCTTCCACCGCGGCAAACATCCCTATACGAGAGCGCTGCTCTCGGCCGTGCCGGTGCTCGGCTCGATGCAGGGCTGGCAAAGGCCGCTGCGTTTTCCCGTGGTCAACACGGCGACCGGGGAATCGGACGTTCCCGCCGAAGCGGCCGACACGGTGGCAGTGGCGCCTGTTCTACAGGTAAAGAACCTCACCAAACGTTTCGACATTCATTCTGGCCTGTTCAACCGGCTGACGAGCCGGGTGCACGCGGTCGAAAACGTCTCCTTCGATCTGCATGCCGGCGAAACCCTGTCGCTCGTCGGTGAATCCGGCTGCGGCAAATCGACGACCGGGCGCGCCATCATGCGCCTCATCGAGCCGCAGGCGGGCTCCGTTCTCGTCGAGGGCAGGGAGGTGCTCGGCCTCGACAGGAAAGAGCTGCGCGAGATGCGCAAATCCGTGCAGATGATCTTCCAGGATCCCTTCGCCAGCCTCAATCCGCGCATGACGGTGGGAGCTGCGATCGCCGAGCCCTATCTCGAACACCGGATGGGCAATACGAGAGAGGCAAAGGAGGTCGTCGCCGACCTGCTGGTCAAGGTCGGCCTCTCCCCCGACATGGCTTCGCGTTACCCGCATGAATTTTCCGGCGGCCAGCGCCAGCGCATCTGCATCGCCCGGGCGCTTGCCCTGCAGCCCAAGGTCATCGTCGCCGACGAAAGCGTGTCGGCGCTCGATGTCTCGATCAAGGCGCAGGTCATCAACCTGATGCTCGACCTGCAGCAGAGCCTCAACCTCGCCTTCCTGTTCATTTCGCACGACATGGCGGTGGTCGAGCGCGTCAGCCACCGCGTGGCGGTGATGTATCTCGGCGAGATCGTCGAGATCGGACCGCGCGCCGCCGTCTTCGAAAATCCGCAGCATCCCTATACGAAAAAGCTGATTTCAGCCGTGCCGGTGCCGGATCCCGACCGCCGGCACGAGAAGCGGATGGTGGCGAACGACGAGATCAAGAGCCCGATGCGCCCGGTCGATTATCGGCCTCCGGCCACCGTCTATCGCGAGGTCGGGCCGGGCCATCTGGTGATGGCCGATCGGTAG
- a CDS encoding bifunctional allantoicase/(S)-ureidoglycine aminohydrolase, whose amino-acid sequence MNNKTDYFSTLGGLPPQTQLLSGRAVFTTAYAVIPRGVMSDIVTSLLPHWTGTRAWVLSRPLSGFSETFSQYVMEVQPGGGSDRPEPDKRAEAVLFVVEGGVTVELEGVIHTLRPGSFVYIPAGSAWRLKNDGSAAAIFHWVRKAFQEVEGLEPPPAIVTHEDDHPIRAMPDTDGRWGTTRFIDPADVRYDMHVNIVTLEPGAVIPFMETHVMEHGLYVLEGKAVYRLNQDWVEVEAGDFMWLRAFCPQACYAGGPGRFRYLLYKDVNRHMKLW is encoded by the coding sequence ATGAACAACAAGACAGATTATTTTTCGACGCTCGGCGGCCTGCCGCCGCAGACCCAGCTGCTTTCCGGCAGGGCCGTTTTCACGACGGCTTACGCGGTTATTCCCCGCGGCGTCATGAGCGATATCGTCACCAGCCTCCTGCCGCATTGGACGGGAACGCGGGCATGGGTTCTTTCCCGTCCGCTCTCCGGCTTCTCCGAGACCTTCTCGCAATATGTGATGGAGGTTCAGCCGGGCGGCGGAAGCGACCGGCCGGAGCCGGACAAGCGGGCCGAAGCGGTGCTGTTCGTCGTCGAAGGCGGCGTGACGGTCGAGCTCGAAGGCGTCATCCATACGCTGCGCCCCGGCTCCTTCGTCTATATTCCCGCCGGTTCGGCCTGGCGTCTGAAGAACGACGGCTCGGCCGCAGCAATCTTCCACTGGGTCAGAAAGGCCTTTCAGGAGGTCGAGGGGCTGGAGCCGCCGCCGGCGATCGTCACGCATGAGGACGACCATCCGATCCGCGCCATGCCCGACACCGACGGCCGCTGGGGCACGACCCGCTTCATCGATCCGGCCGATGTGCGCTACGACATGCACGTCAATATCGTCACGCTGGAGCCGGGCGCGGTGATCCCCTTCATGGAAACCCATGTCATGGAGCACGGGCTGTATGTGCTCGAGGGCAAGGCGGTCTATCGCCTCAACCAGGACTGGGTCGAAGTCGAGGCCGGCGATTTCATGTGGCTGCGCGCCTTCTGCCCGCAGGCCTGCTACGCCGGCGGCCCCGGCCGCTTCCGCTACCTGCTGTACAAGGACGTCAACCGTCACATGAAGCTCTGGTAG